Proteins encoded together in one Nocardioides marinisabuli window:
- the holA gene encoding DNA polymerase III subunit delta: MPAPRSAAPRAPSATDVLGRVTLVTGKEEFFGERTVAAVRGAVRAHDAEAEVSEAAAAELSLATLGELSAPSLFSSTRCVVVRKLEDLPEESVAGLLGYCAAPAEDVALVLVHSGGQKGSGVLTKLRKLGPVTEVKSAELKASEYPSFVINEARSMGARMDQQAATTLVQAVGQDLRSLSAAAHQLTNDFPGETLTEERVKRYFGGRAEAKSFAVADAAFSGRRLEALEELRWALDGGTPAVLITSAFAGGVRGLARFKGARSRSEGDLAREIGVPPWKVRSVREQARGWSSAALGEAVRAVARADADIKGAASDASYTMERLVLTITELRER, from the coding sequence ATGCCAGCGCCCCGCTCCGCCGCCCCCCGCGCCCCCTCCGCCACCGACGTGCTGGGCCGCGTCACGCTCGTGACGGGCAAGGAGGAGTTCTTCGGCGAGCGCACCGTGGCCGCGGTGCGCGGGGCGGTGCGCGCCCACGACGCCGAGGCCGAGGTCTCGGAGGCCGCGGCGGCCGAGCTGAGCCTGGCGACCCTGGGCGAGCTCTCGGCGCCCTCGCTGTTCTCCAGCACCCGCTGCGTCGTGGTGCGCAAGCTCGAGGACCTGCCCGAGGAGTCGGTGGCCGGCCTGCTCGGCTACTGCGCGGCGCCGGCCGAGGACGTCGCGCTGGTGCTCGTGCACAGCGGCGGGCAGAAGGGCAGCGGGGTGCTCACCAAGCTGCGCAAGCTCGGCCCGGTCACCGAGGTGAAGTCCGCCGAGCTGAAGGCGTCGGAGTACCCCTCGTTCGTCATCAACGAGGCGCGCAGCATGGGGGCGCGGATGGACCAGCAGGCCGCGACCACCCTGGTCCAGGCCGTGGGCCAGGACCTGCGCTCGCTCTCGGCCGCGGCCCACCAGCTGACCAACGACTTCCCCGGCGAGACGCTCACCGAGGAGCGGGTCAAGCGCTACTTCGGCGGCCGCGCCGAGGCCAAGTCCTTCGCCGTCGCCGACGCGGCCTTCTCGGGACGGCGCCTCGAGGCGCTCGAGGAGCTGCGCTGGGCCCTCGACGGCGGTACACCGGCGGTGCTCATCACCTCGGCGTTCGCCGGGGGCGTGCGCGGCCTGGCCCGCTTCAAGGGGGCGCGCTCACGCAGCGAGGGCGACCTGGCCCGCGAGATCGGGGTCCCGCCGTGGAAGGTGCGCTCGGTGCGCGAGCAGGCCCGCGGCTGGTCCAGCGCCGCGCTGGGCGAGGCCGTGCGGGCCGTGGCCCGCGCCGACGCCGACATCAAGGGTGCCGCGAGCGACGCGTCGTACACGATGGAACGTCTGGTCCTGACGATCACCGAGCTCCGCGAGCGCTGA
- a CDS encoding ComEC/Rec2 family competence protein: MILGRPSADAEEPTAPGADLRMTLVGAAAWAGGLLGSLAPATALALTALVGGAGVGLLHRRARRGASLTGALLLVVLLAVGLGAILRDEQVGHGPLADLAAERAVVRVVATITGDPRPLTGPYADGVWLRASVREVEGRGSAHTLRAPVLVLAPPEWGEVPLGATVVADGRLGAADGDDLAALLHATGAPQVRDPPDLWWRGAGAVRQSLRDSVAHRPAPERVLVPALVDGDDVGLDPAVADDFRATGLTHLLAVSGTNLTLVVGSLLWLARGAGVRGRWLLLVGAAGIVGFVLLARTEPSVLRAAVMGAVALVALGTDGARRGPRTLGVAVTGLLLVQPGLAVSAGFALSVLATAGIMLLAPGWRDALARWLPRWLAEAVAVPAAAQLACTPVVAGLSGQVSLVAVAANLLAAPVVGPATVVGLAGGLVGLVVPALGRVLGTVATWCVGWIVAVAERGAALPAAAVDWGTGVVALALLSALSLLVAVLAPRLLSRPVPTLLLCLVTGLVVVVRPPSAAFAPAGWVVVVCDVGQGDAVVLRAGEGSAVVVDVGPDPVAVDTCLDDLGVEHVPLVVLTHFHADHVDGLEGVLAGRRVDRVVTSPLLDPPEAVETVAGLAASAGAEAGVASYAATERVGQVTLQTLWPTMGTPRRGPGDGSTANDQSVVLLAEVGGVRVLLPGDLEPPGQAALGRALPALDVDVLKVPHHGSRHQDLDLLTSLGADLALVPVGADNDYGHPDPGLLAALEGAGAQVLRTDTDGALAVVVRDGAATGVSRR; the protein is encoded by the coding sequence GTGATCCTCGGGCGGCCGTCCGCCGACGCGGAGGAACCCACGGCGCCGGGCGCCGACCTGCGGATGACGCTGGTGGGCGCCGCCGCCTGGGCCGGAGGGCTGCTGGGCTCGCTGGCGCCCGCCACGGCGCTCGCGCTGACCGCGCTCGTCGGCGGGGCCGGCGTCGGGCTGCTGCACCGGCGGGCGCGGCGCGGGGCGTCGCTGACCGGCGCGCTGCTGCTGGTGGTGCTGCTCGCGGTCGGGCTGGGTGCGATCCTGCGCGACGAGCAGGTGGGGCACGGCCCCCTGGCCGACCTGGCCGCCGAGCGCGCGGTGGTGCGGGTCGTCGCCACGATCACCGGCGACCCCCGCCCGCTCACCGGGCCGTACGCCGACGGCGTGTGGCTGCGGGCGAGCGTGCGGGAGGTGGAGGGCCGGGGCAGCGCCCACACGCTCCGCGCGCCGGTGCTGGTGCTGGCCCCACCCGAGTGGGGCGAGGTGCCGCTGGGCGCCACCGTCGTCGCCGACGGGCGCCTGGGCGCCGCCGACGGCGACGACCTGGCCGCCCTGCTGCACGCGACCGGCGCACCGCAGGTCCGCGACCCGCCCGACCTGTGGTGGCGCGGGGCCGGCGCGGTGCGGCAGTCGCTGCGCGACTCGGTGGCCCACCGGCCGGCGCCCGAGCGGGTGCTGGTGCCGGCGCTGGTCGACGGCGACGACGTCGGGCTCGACCCGGCCGTCGCCGACGACTTCCGCGCCACCGGGCTGACCCACCTGCTGGCGGTGAGCGGGACCAACCTGACCCTGGTGGTGGGCAGCCTGCTGTGGCTGGCGCGCGGGGCCGGGGTGCGGGGGCGCTGGCTGCTGCTGGTCGGGGCCGCGGGCATCGTCGGCTTCGTGCTGCTGGCGCGCACCGAGCCCAGCGTCCTGCGGGCCGCGGTGATGGGCGCGGTGGCGCTGGTGGCGCTGGGCACCGACGGGGCCCGGCGCGGCCCTCGCACCCTCGGGGTGGCGGTGACCGGGCTGCTGCTGGTGCAGCCCGGGCTGGCGGTCTCGGCCGGGTTCGCCCTATCGGTGCTGGCCACCGCGGGCATCATGCTGCTCGCGCCCGGGTGGCGCGACGCGCTGGCCCGGTGGCTGCCGCGCTGGCTCGCCGAGGCGGTCGCCGTGCCCGCCGCCGCCCAGCTGGCCTGCACCCCGGTCGTGGCCGGCCTCTCCGGCCAGGTGAGCCTGGTCGCGGTGGCCGCCAACCTGCTGGCGGCCCCCGTGGTCGGCCCGGCCACCGTGGTCGGGCTGGCCGGTGGTCTCGTGGGTCTGGTCGTGCCGGCCCTGGGCCGGGTGCTCGGCACGGTAGCCACCTGGTGCGTGGGCTGGATCGTGGCGGTCGCCGAGCGGGGCGCCGCGCTGCCGGCCGCGGCGGTCGACTGGGGCACCGGGGTGGTGGCGCTCGCGCTGCTGAGCGCGCTCAGCCTGCTCGTGGCCGTACTGGCGCCGCGGCTGCTGTCGCGGCCGGTGCCGACGCTGCTGCTGTGCCTGGTGACGGGGCTCGTCGTGGTGGTGCGTCCGCCCTCGGCGGCCTTCGCGCCGGCCGGCTGGGTGGTGGTCGTCTGCGACGTCGGCCAGGGGGACGCGGTGGTGCTCAGGGCGGGGGAGGGCAGCGCGGTGGTCGTCGACGTCGGGCCCGACCCGGTCGCTGTCGACACCTGCCTCGACGACCTGGGCGTCGAGCACGTGCCGCTGGTGGTGCTCACCCACTTCCACGCCGACCACGTCGACGGGCTCGAGGGGGTGCTGGCGGGACGACGGGTCGACCGCGTCGTCACCAGCCCGCTGCTGGACCCGCCCGAGGCCGTGGAGACCGTGGCCGGGCTGGCCGCGTCGGCCGGCGCCGAGGCCGGCGTGGCGTCGTACGCCGCGACCGAGCGCGTGGGGCAGGTGACCCTGCAGACCCTGTGGCCCACCATGGGCACCCCGCGCCGTGGACCCGGCGACGGCAGCACCGCCAACGACCAGAGCGTGGTGCTGCTCGCGGAGGTCGGCGGGGTGCGGGTGCTGCTGCCCGGCGACCTCGAGCCGCCGGGCCAGGCGGCGCTGGGGCGGGCGCTGCCCGCCCTCGACGTCGACGTGCTCAAGGTGCCCCACCACGGCAGCCGTCACCAGGACCTCGACCTGCTCACCTCGCTGGGTGCCGACCTGGCGCTGGTGCCGGTCGGCGCCGACAACGACTACGGGCACCCCGACCCGGGGCTGCTCGCGGCCCTCGAGGGGGCCGGCGCGCAGGTGCTGCGCACCGACACCGACGGGGCCCTGGCGGTGGTGGTGCGCGACGGCGCCGCGACAGGGGTGAGTCGGCGCTGA
- the leuS gene encoding leucine--tRNA ligase gives MSERPTDRNDDGAPEAATYDVVAVQDKWRKVWDELDPFRAGSAAPGAEKRYALTMFPYPSGDLHMGHAEVMALHDVVARYWWQQGHDVLNPIGWDSFGLPAENAAIKRDENPAVFTYANIETQAESFKRYAISFDWSRRLNTSDPEYYRWTQWLFLKFRERGLAYRKFSPVNWCPNDQTVLANEQVVNGACERCGAVVTKRELSQWYFKITDYAQRLLDDMEPLEATWPSKVLAMQRNWIGRSEGAHVDFEITLASGETRTVTVFTTRPDTLHGATFMVVAADAKLAAEIVAPERAEALTAYVDEVRRSSDIDRLATDRPKTGVDLGVTATNPVTGEQIAVWAADYVLADYGTGAIMAVPAHDQRDLDFAKEFGLPVRRVVDTGEPNPEETYEATTGDGTYVNSGPLDGLGDKTAGIARIIEQLEERGTGTGTVNFRLRDWLLSRQRYWGAPIPIIHCERCGEVPVPEDQLPVELPDLKGSDLKPKGVSPLAAAEDWVNVACPTCGADAKRDSDTMDTFVDSSWYFFRYCSPQFTDGPFDPQAVRDWMPAAQYVGGVEHAILHLLYSRFFTKVLHDMGMIDFTEPFSALLNQGEVINEGRGMSKSLGNGVDLGEMIDAFGVDAIRLTMVFAGPPEADIDWADMSPGGSLKFLQRAWRLSGDVTSEPGTAPEGGDTALRQAVHRTVAEATELVETQRFNVLVARTMELVNTTRKAIDSGPGGADPAVREAVEAVAVLLSLVAPYVAEEMWERLGHEPTVARAGWPVVDESLLVQETVTAVVQVKGKVKARLEVSPEISEADLEQLAMGDADVQRALDGAVVRKVIVRAPKLVNIVV, from the coding sequence ATGAGCGAGCGACCCACCGACCGGAACGACGACGGCGCCCCCGAGGCGGCGACGTACGACGTCGTCGCGGTGCAGGACAAGTGGCGCAAGGTCTGGGACGAGCTCGACCCGTTCCGCGCCGGCTCCGCGGCGCCCGGCGCCGAGAAGCGCTACGCGCTGACGATGTTCCCCTACCCCTCCGGCGACCTGCACATGGGTCACGCCGAGGTGATGGCGCTGCACGACGTCGTGGCGCGCTACTGGTGGCAGCAGGGCCACGACGTGCTGAACCCGATCGGCTGGGACTCCTTCGGCCTGCCCGCCGAGAACGCCGCGATCAAGCGCGACGAGAACCCGGCCGTCTTCACCTACGCCAACATCGAGACCCAGGCCGAGTCGTTCAAGCGCTACGCGATCAGCTTCGACTGGTCGCGCCGGCTCAACACCTCCGACCCCGAGTACTACCGCTGGACCCAGTGGCTGTTCCTGAAGTTCCGCGAGCGGGGGCTGGCCTACCGCAAGTTCTCGCCGGTCAACTGGTGCCCCAACGACCAGACCGTGCTGGCCAACGAGCAGGTCGTCAACGGTGCCTGCGAGCGCTGCGGCGCCGTGGTCACCAAGCGCGAGCTGTCGCAGTGGTACTTCAAGATCACCGACTACGCCCAGCGCCTGCTCGACGACATGGAGCCGCTGGAGGCCACCTGGCCCTCCAAGGTGCTGGCCATGCAGCGCAACTGGATCGGTCGCTCCGAGGGCGCGCACGTCGACTTCGAGATCACGCTGGCCTCGGGGGAGACCCGCACCGTCACGGTCTTCACCACCCGCCCCGACACCCTGCACGGCGCGACCTTCATGGTGGTGGCCGCCGACGCCAAGCTGGCCGCCGAGATCGTCGCGCCCGAGCGCGCCGAGGCGCTGACGGCGTACGTCGACGAGGTGCGGCGCTCCTCCGACATCGACCGCCTGGCCACCGACCGGCCCAAGACCGGCGTCGACCTGGGCGTCACCGCCACCAACCCGGTCACCGGCGAGCAGATCGCGGTGTGGGCGGCCGACTACGTGCTGGCCGACTACGGCACCGGCGCGATCATGGCGGTGCCGGCGCACGACCAGCGCGACCTCGACTTCGCGAAGGAGTTCGGGCTGCCGGTGCGCCGCGTCGTCGACACCGGCGAGCCGAACCCGGAGGAGACCTACGAGGCCACCACCGGCGACGGCACCTACGTCAACAGCGGCCCGCTCGACGGGCTGGGTGACAAAACCGCCGGGATCGCGCGGATCATCGAGCAGCTCGAGGAGCGCGGCACCGGCACCGGCACCGTCAACTTCCGCCTGCGCGACTGGCTGCTGAGCCGCCAGCGCTACTGGGGCGCCCCGATCCCGATCATCCACTGCGAGCGGTGCGGCGAGGTGCCCGTCCCCGAGGACCAGCTGCCCGTCGAGCTGCCCGACCTCAAGGGCTCCGACCTCAAGCCCAAGGGCGTCTCGCCGCTGGCCGCGGCCGAGGACTGGGTCAACGTCGCCTGCCCGACCTGCGGCGCCGACGCCAAGCGCGACAGCGACACGATGGACACCTTCGTCGACTCGTCGTGGTACTTCTTCCGCTACTGCTCCCCGCAGTTCACCGACGGGCCCTTCGACCCGCAGGCGGTGCGCGACTGGATGCCGGCCGCGCAGTACGTCGGCGGCGTCGAGCACGCGATCCTGCACCTGCTCTACAGCCGCTTCTTCACCAAGGTGCTGCACGACATGGGCATGATCGACTTCACCGAGCCCTTCAGTGCCCTGCTCAACCAGGGCGAGGTCATCAACGAGGGCCGCGGCATGTCGAAGTCGCTGGGCAACGGCGTCGACCTGGGCGAGATGATCGACGCCTTCGGCGTCGACGCGATCCGGCTGACCATGGTCTTCGCCGGCCCGCCCGAGGCCGACATCGACTGGGCCGACATGTCGCCCGGCGGCTCGCTGAAGTTCCTGCAGCGCGCCTGGCGGCTCTCCGGCGACGTCACCAGCGAGCCCGGCACCGCGCCGGAGGGCGGCGACACCGCGCTGCGCCAGGCCGTCCACCGCACCGTCGCCGAGGCCACCGAGCTGGTCGAGACCCAGCGCTTCAACGTGCTGGTCGCGCGCACCATGGAGCTGGTCAACACCACCCGCAAGGCCATCGACTCGGGCCCCGGCGGAGCCGACCCCGCGGTGCGCGAGGCCGTGGAGGCCGTCGCGGTGCTGCTGTCGCTGGTGGCGCCGTACGTCGCCGAGGAGATGTGGGAGCGCCTGGGCCACGAGCCCACGGTCGCCCGCGCGGGCTGGCCGGTCGTCGACGAGTCGCTGCTGGTGCAGGAGACCGTCACCGCGGTCGTGCAGGTCAAGGGCAAGGTCAAGGCGCGCCTCGAGGTCTCCCCGGAGATCTCCGAGGCCGACCTCGAGCAGCTGGCGATGGGCGACGCCGACGTGCAGCGCGCCCTCGACGGGGCCGTCGTGCGCAAGGTCATCGTGCGCGCGCCCAAGCTGGTCAACATCGTCGTCTGA
- a CDS encoding phosphotransferase family protein, whose product MDEPLDDLPHGLTARRLEWVHLPPHVRRLVEQRCGTAVVDARSCTGGFTPGFASVLRGADGSRHYVKAASVTAQRASALTYAAEAASLAALDAASLPAPRLLWSHGTEPGRRHRADDWVVVGIEHVAARAPYRPWRATDLAAVLGTLDRLAVSPAATGVDLTTVAEDLADWPARWADVAAARPDLDRAHVREATGLAAALPTAVAGHSLVHGDVTDDNVLMTEDGRVLLCGWAWPALGAPWLDSLWALVGPRSDGVDVEAVLRSTPLLAAAPAEHVDTVLAATAAYFLSSAQGRSPAWSPYLRLAQRRQGEACWAWLGERRGWWSGTTPRSGAGSRSEDLGGLVRR is encoded by the coding sequence GTGGACGAGCCGCTCGACGACCTGCCCCACGGCCTCACCGCGCGCCGCCTCGAGTGGGTGCACCTGCCACCGCACGTGCGCCGGCTCGTCGAGCAGCGCTGCGGCACCGCCGTCGTCGACGCCCGCTCGTGCACCGGCGGCTTCACCCCGGGCTTCGCCTCGGTGCTGCGCGGCGCCGACGGCTCGCGCCACTACGTCAAGGCCGCCTCGGTGACCGCCCAGCGGGCCTCTGCCCTGACCTACGCGGCCGAGGCCGCCTCGCTGGCCGCGCTCGACGCAGCGTCGCTGCCCGCGCCCCGGCTGCTGTGGAGCCACGGCACCGAGCCCGGGCGGCGCCACCGCGCCGACGACTGGGTGGTCGTCGGCATCGAGCACGTCGCCGCCCGGGCCCCGTACCGGCCTTGGCGCGCGACCGACCTCGCTGCGGTGCTGGGCACGCTCGACCGGCTGGCCGTCTCCCCCGCCGCCACCGGCGTCGACCTCACCACCGTCGCCGAGGACCTCGCCGACTGGCCGGCCCGCTGGGCCGACGTCGCCGCCGCCCGCCCCGACCTCGATCGCGCCCACGTCCGCGAGGCCACCGGGCTCGCCGCAGCGCTGCCGACCGCGGTCGCCGGGCACTCGCTCGTGCACGGCGACGTCACCGACGACAACGTGCTGATGACCGAGGACGGGCGGGTGCTGCTGTGCGGCTGGGCCTGGCCCGCGCTCGGCGCACCCTGGCTCGACAGCCTGTGGGCGCTGGTGGGCCCCCGCTCCGACGGGGTCGACGTCGAGGCCGTGCTGCGCAGCACGCCCCTGCTGGCCGCAGCGCCGGCGGAGCACGTCGACACGGTCCTGGCCGCGACGGCGGCGTACTTCCTGTCCTCGGCGCAGGGGCGCTCGCCCGCGTGGTCGCCGTACCTGCGGTTGGCCCAGCGCCGCCAGGGTGAGGCATGCTGGGCCTGGCTCGGCGAACGGCGCGGGTGGTGGTCAGGCACGACCCCCCGCAGCGGCGCCGGCTCCAGGTCGGAGGATTTGGGCGGGCTCGTGCGCCGCTGA
- the rpsT gene encoding 30S ribosomal protein S20, whose protein sequence is MANIKSQIKRNKQNEKAHERNKAVKTGLKSAVRKFRAAAEAGDKETALVAGREAAKKLDKAASKGVIHKNQAANRKSAIAKQAAAL, encoded by the coding sequence GTGGCGAACATCAAGTCCCAGATCAAGCGCAACAAGCAGAACGAGAAGGCGCACGAGCGCAACAAGGCCGTCAAGACCGGCCTGAAGTCCGCCGTCCGCAAGTTCCGCGCTGCCGCGGAGGCCGGTGACAAGGAGACCGCTCTGGTCGCCGGTCGCGAGGCCGCCAAGAAGCTCGACAAGGCCGCCTCCAAGGGCGTCATCCACAAGAACCAGGCCGCGAACCGCAAGTCCGCGATCGCCAAGCAGGCCGCTGCTCTCTGA
- a CDS encoding thiamine pyrophosphate-dependent enzyme, with product MTTVAELIIESVAEHGTTEVWGVVGDALNPVTDAIRREDRLRWMGVRHEEVAAFAAGAQAQLTGRLGVCMGTVGPGAIHLLNGLYDAKKSHAPVLAICGQVPRPEIGSDFFQEVDNDVLFADVAVFTATVTDPAQLPTLLEQAGNAALQQRGVAVLTIPGDVGELEVAKGTSAPRFVADLPAAAPVPEAVRAAAGAIEAADHVTLLVGQGARGARDEVLELAERLGAPMVVALKGKEGFDHDNPYEIGQSGLLGNPATTLALETCDLLLMIGTDFPYKEFYPSGVTVVQVDSDGTHIGRRHPVDHAVVGDARLAVGALLPHVARREDRGHLDRARSAYETWQGLQQHFVDPDYEKKPAGFLRRKVDNPDRRIRPELLAGLVDRHAAPDAVFTADTGMATTWLSRFVRIDRDRRLLGSFNLGSMANAMPQALGAQALDPERQVVAFCGDGGLTMLLGDLITAATHELPVKLVVFDNGRLGMVKLEMEQVGMAEFGTVLHNPDLAAVAEAVGVHGIRVEDPHDLDDAVRRALAHPGPVLLDVVTNPDEIAVPSKPTLEQGWGFAIAKVKEMAVSPE from the coding sequence ATGACCACCGTCGCTGAGCTGATCATCGAGTCCGTCGCCGAGCACGGCACCACCGAGGTCTGGGGCGTCGTCGGCGACGCGCTCAACCCGGTCACCGACGCGATCAGGCGTGAGGACCGGCTGCGCTGGATGGGGGTGCGCCACGAGGAGGTGGCGGCCTTCGCGGCCGGGGCCCAGGCCCAGCTCACCGGACGCCTCGGGGTGTGCATGGGCACCGTCGGACCCGGCGCCATCCACCTGCTCAACGGCCTGTACGACGCCAAGAAGTCGCACGCGCCGGTCCTGGCGATCTGCGGCCAGGTGCCCCGTCCCGAGATCGGCAGCGACTTCTTCCAGGAGGTCGACAACGACGTGCTCTTCGCCGACGTGGCCGTCTTCACCGCGACCGTCACCGACCCCGCCCAGCTGCCGACCCTGCTCGAGCAGGCCGGCAACGCGGCGCTGCAGCAGCGTGGCGTGGCGGTGCTGACCATCCCCGGCGACGTCGGGGAGCTCGAGGTGGCCAAGGGCACGAGCGCCCCCCGCTTCGTCGCCGACCTCCCCGCCGCGGCACCGGTCCCGGAGGCGGTGCGGGCCGCGGCCGGGGCCATCGAAGCCGCCGACCACGTGACCCTGCTCGTCGGCCAGGGCGCCCGGGGCGCCCGCGACGAGGTGCTCGAGCTGGCCGAGCGGCTCGGGGCGCCGATGGTGGTGGCGCTCAAGGGCAAGGAGGGCTTCGACCACGACAACCCCTACGAGATCGGCCAGTCGGGGCTGCTGGGCAACCCCGCGACCACGCTGGCGCTCGAGACCTGCGACCTGCTGCTGATGATCGGCACCGACTTCCCCTACAAGGAGTTCTACCCCTCCGGCGTCACCGTGGTGCAGGTCGACAGCGACGGCACCCACATCGGGCGCCGGCACCCGGTCGACCACGCGGTGGTCGGCGACGCCCGGCTCGCCGTGGGCGCCCTGCTGCCTCACGTGGCGCGGCGCGAGGACCGCGGCCACCTCGACCGCGCCCGGTCGGCGTACGAGACCTGGCAGGGCCTGCAGCAGCACTTCGTCGACCCCGACTACGAGAAGAAGCCGGCCGGCTTCCTGCGGCGCAAGGTCGACAACCCCGACCGCCGCATCCGCCCCGAGCTGCTCGCCGGGCTGGTCGACCGGCACGCCGCGCCCGACGCCGTCTTCACCGCCGACACCGGCATGGCCACGACGTGGCTCTCGCGCTTCGTGCGCATCGACCGCGACCGGCGCCTGTTGGGCTCCTTCAACCTGGGCTCGATGGCCAACGCGATGCCCCAGGCGCTGGGCGCCCAGGCCCTCGACCCCGAGCGCCAGGTCGTGGCGTTCTGCGGCGACGGCGGGCTGACGATGCTCCTGGGCGACCTGATCACCGCGGCGACCCACGAGCTGCCGGTCAAGCTCGTGGTCTTCGACAACGGGCGCCTGGGCATGGTCAAGCTCGAGATGGAGCAGGTCGGGATGGCCGAGTTCGGCACCGTCCTGCACAACCCCGACCTGGCGGCGGTCGCAGAGGCGGTCGGGGTGCACGGCATCCGGGTCGAGGACCCCCACGACCTCGACGACGCCGTACGTCGTGCGCTCGCGCACCCGGGCCCGGTGCTGCTCGACGTGGTCACCAACCCCGACGAGATCGCGGTGCCCTCGAAGCCCACGCTGGAGCAGGGCTGGGGCTTCGCGATCGCCAAGGTCAAGGAGATGGCCGTCAGCCCGGAGTGA
- a CDS encoding ComEA family DNA-binding protein, whose protein sequence is MRSRRPNPEHQEAVARRLAQLGAELDAVRPAPAPAEDDELDADDDWWAPHTRIRPVVAPPGGAPAPEPLPQAPVPQPVPVPGRHAARRVRPRPAVLGAAHDLVPPTVRGRALLSSAHLGVVALLVAAGLAVTSWWVVRSDPEPSGTRLTTVAEVAEVAEPLVDLVPPEEEPVVETGGPEGQVTVDVAGKVRRPGIAVLPAGSRVVDALEAAGGARPGVDLAGLNLARVLVDGEQVLVGVPGSVAAPAGPGVAAPAPGTPGAPLVDLNTADQALLETLPQVGPVTAGAILAWRTEHGAFSAVEELLEVDGIGEATLAQLAPLVTV, encoded by the coding sequence ATGCGCAGCCGACGACCCAACCCGGAGCACCAGGAGGCGGTGGCCCGCCGCCTGGCCCAGCTCGGCGCCGAGCTCGACGCCGTACGACCGGCGCCGGCCCCCGCCGAGGACGACGAGCTGGACGCCGACGACGACTGGTGGGCGCCGCACACGCGGATCCGCCCGGTCGTGGCCCCGCCCGGCGGCGCGCCGGCACCGGAGCCGCTCCCGCAGGCGCCCGTGCCGCAGCCGGTGCCCGTGCCGGGGCGGCACGCGGCGCGCCGGGTGCGACCGCGCCCGGCGGTCCTGGGGGCGGCGCACGACCTGGTGCCCCCGACGGTGCGTGGTCGCGCGCTGCTGTCGTCCGCGCACCTGGGCGTGGTGGCGCTGCTGGTCGCGGCCGGGCTGGCGGTCACCTCGTGGTGGGTGGTGCGCTCCGACCCCGAGCCGAGCGGCACCCGCCTCACCACCGTCGCCGAGGTCGCCGAGGTCGCGGAGCCGCTGGTCGACCTGGTGCCGCCCGAGGAGGAGCCCGTCGTCGAGACGGGCGGCCCCGAGGGGCAGGTCACCGTCGACGTGGCCGGCAAGGTGCGGCGACCCGGCATCGCGGTGCTGCCGGCCGGCTCGCGAGTGGTCGACGCGCTGGAGGCCGCCGGGGGCGCCCGACCGGGGGTGGACCTGGCCGGGCTCAACCTGGCGCGGGTGCTGGTCGACGGCGAGCAGGTGCTGGTCGGGGTCCCGGGCAGTGTCGCGGCGCCGGCCGGGCCCGGGGTCGCCGCGCCCGCTCCGGGGACCCCGGGGGCGCCCCTGGTCGACCTCAACACCGCTGACCAGGCGCTGCTCGAGACGCTGCCGCAGGTCGGGCCGGTGACCGCCGGCGCGATCCTCGCCTGGCGCACCGAGCACGGCGCCTTCTCGGCCGTCGAGGAGCTGCTCGAGGTCGACGGCATCGGCGAGGCCACCCTCGCCCAGCTCGCCCCGCTCGTGACGGTGTGA